The Brevibacterium atlanticum genome segment TGCAGACCAGGCTGGTTCTGCTGGCCGGCACCGGGCTGGTCTCCCTGTTCGCGATCATTGTCGCCGAAGCCGCCTTCGGACTGCTGGCTGCCCTGGTTCTGCTGTCCACCCTGAGCCTGCGCGTCGCGGTCGTTGCCGCCGAATCCACCCTGTGACTGCTGTCCACCCTGGCCCGGAGCGCCCTGATCCTGCTGGCCGCGGTCTCCGCCGCCGAATCCACCCTGATCCTGGCCGCGATCAGCGTCGCCGAAGCCACCCTGCTGGCCCTGCTGGCCCTGCTGGCCCTGCTGGTCCTGCTGACCGCCCGGCTGTCCGCCCTGCTGGTTGTCGAAATCGTTCTGACCGTTCTGGTTGTTGCCTGCGAAATCGTTCGATCCCATTTTCAACTCCTTGTTCGGTGACGAATCATCGCTGTCTGCGACTTGTTTGCCAGTCTTGGCTACGCGAAGAACGGCTGACAATGGAGTTCAAGGAATGTTGCGCGAAATTCGTTCAATTCACAGCTGCTGTTCAACTATCCATCTTCTCAACGCGACTTTGCATCCAGCGGCATTTCGCGACCGCCTCGGCGCGGTCGCGGAGAGAAGATGGACGTGGTCTGAACCACGGTGGACGGACCGCCGGCCTAGCCGTCCGGCTGAGCGAAAGCCGGCCCAGCCGACCGGCCGAACGAGTGCGGGAGACGCAATGAGCACACCCGAATCCGACACACAACGAGTCACGAAGGGTCGCGTCACGACGTGGGTGGTACTCTGCCTCATCCCGGTGATCGCCGCCTTCGTCCTCCAGTGGCTGCCGATCCTCAATGGCCCCCACCTGTTCCTCGGTCTGCCGGCCATCCTGTGGTGGACCTGCATCCCCGGCAGTCTCCTCGTCACGGGAATCCTCCTCATCATCGAGAAGACCCGTCCCGACCTCGAACGACAGGGCCACCTCGACGATCTCGCTCTCGAAGAGGCCGAGCAATTCGACACGACCGAGACCGACGTGACTGCCCCCACCCGAAAGCACGGCGGCAACGGGGGAGACGCCTGAGATGAGCACCGTCGAAATCGTCACCCTCGCAGGCATCGTCCTCGTCGCCATCCTCGGCTTCATCGGCCGCAAGAAGCCGAACGCCGACCTCTCCGAATGGACCGTCGGCGGCCGACGCTTCGGCGTGGCCACCACCTGGCTGCTCCAAGCCGGCGAGACCTTCACGACCTTCACCTTCCTCGGCACTGCGGGACTCGTCGTCTCCGGAGGCGCCGCCGCCTTCTACTCGATGCCCTACGTCCCGCTGGGCTACCTCGTCCTCTACTTCATCGGCCCGAAGATCTGGCGCATGGCCAAGGCCCGCGGACACCTGACACAGGCCGACTTCCTCGAACACAGCTACTCCTCACGCACCCTCGGCGTCATCGCCGGTGTCTGCGGTGTCGTCTTCCTGCTGCCCTACCTGCAGCTGCAGATCACCGGGCTCGGACTCATCGTCCAACTCGTCACCGGCAACCGCACCACCGGAGTGTGGTCGATGGTCATCGCCTTCATCCTCGTCGTCGCCTTCGTCCTGTGGTCAGGACTGCGCGGAGTCGCCACGACCGCGTACTTCAAAGACGCACTCATGCTGATCATGCTCTTCGTCGTCTGCATCTCGATCCCCATCCACTTCACCGGCGGATTCACCACCGTCTTCGACACCGTCGCCGCGACCATGCCCGACCTGCTCTCAGTCCACGGCACCGAGGAATACGGCATCCCCTGGTACATCTCGAACATGGCGATCAGCGCGATCGGCGTCGCCTTCGTGACCCTGCCGCACATGTGGCCGCCGATCCTCGCGGCCCGCAGCTCCGCAGTGCTGCGGCAGAACTACCTGTGGCTGCCGATCTACAACACCTTCATCGTCCTGCCGCTCATCGTCGGCTACGTCGCCGTCGTCATCCTCGGACGCAACACCGACGCCGACTCCGCGCTGCTCCACCTCGCCTCGAAGATGTTCCCCGACTGGGTGATCGGCATCCTCGCCGTCGCCGGCATCACCACCGCCATGGTGCCCTCGGCCGCACTGCTCATCGGCATCTCGACGCTGGCCTCGCGCAACGTCTTCCGGATCAAGTCCGAACGCCACCAGTTCACGGCCACTCAGATCATCGTCGTCGTCGCCACCGGACTGTCCCTGCTGCTGGCGATCGTCATGCCTGATCTGCTCGCGAATCTGCTGCTGCTGACGTTCTCCGGCCTCGACCAGCTGGCACCGGCGATCGCCGCAGCACTCTTCTTCCGCGGCCGTCTCAGCGTCAACTCGATCATCGCGGGCCTCGCCGCGGGACTCATCGTCGTCATCGCCTACACGTTCTGGCTGCCCCTGCCCTGGGCGATCAGCGAAGGCATCATCGGCCTCGGCGTCAACATCGTGGTCGTCGCGATCTGCGAGGCCCTGCTCCGACCTCTGCGAGGACGGCGCGGAAGCCGCACCGACGCCACGGTGCCTGCCTGAAGCCGGCCCCGCCTCGGCGAGGGCTCCCGGCTGGGAACCCTGCAACGCGAGTCAGTCCTGCCGATCGGGGCTCAGGGTTCCCAGTCCTCCGGCAGATCGTCCCAGTACCGGTCCCGGTTCGCAATGATGCGCTGCCGATATCCCGAGATGAGGTAACGCGGATCGCCGAGGATGACCTCGGCGTAGTGGAGTTCGTGACCGGCGGCATGCAGCAACTTCTCGGCAGTCGGTTTCGGTGATGTCGAAACGCCGAGGTTGCTCTGCAGTTCCCCGATCGTCAGCTCGCCATCTGTGCCCCATTGGCCGGTGAAGAGATTGTTGTTCTTCCCGACGATCCAGAACAGTGCTGCGAGCAGAGTCCGATCGGCAATACGACGGCGGAAGATCGCAGGATCACCTCGCCCGATCTCCGCTAAGAGGCGCAAAGCGACCGTCGCGAGCTCCGGCTCTTCGAAGACCTCGACAGCGACTCGGCGGATCTCGGGGACCAGCGAGGTGAGCCGGTCGATGACATCTTCGGCCACGCCCGTGGTGTCGAGGTCTTCGGCGGGCAGAGGTTCACCGGTCAGTGCCTGCAGTGCATCGATGCCTCCGGCCGCCTCGGCGCCGCTGCCGATGAATATCTCGGCCAGAATCGAAGCCTGATCGCCGAAGAAGGCCTCATCGGCGGGTCTGTCGAAATCCGACGAGAACATTGAGTCGTCGTCATCATCGACGCCGGTGAGGAGCCGTGCGAAGAGGTCCGCGGTACTCTCAACGCCGGGGCTGTCGCCGCGGATTCGGGCCGTGTATTCTTCCCGGTTGTCTTCGATTGCGCCAAGAGCATTCTGCGTGAAGAAGGGATCGACTCCGCTGCGATCATTGGCATAGCGGACGAGCGCGGCCAGGGTGGTCGGCATGAGGAGCAGATCGTCCTCGGAGGTCATGACCTTGCGCGGGTAGAGATCGCACATGAGGCGTTCGACGAAGGTACCCGACCACCTCAGTGGATCGTTGTTGCCGTAGTTGGCTTGGAACTCGAAGAGCAGATGGGCATGACTGATCTCCTCCTCGGTCAGCCCTTCAGCGAAGGGGGAGGCGCGGAAGTCCGTGACGAGTTCCTCGATCTCCTCCGGCTCCCACATCCTGATCTCGTAGCCGGTTCCGCCGTCGGGAAGCTTCCGCAGCAGCCATTCGAGGAGCGGGCGAGTGCCCGGCCAGCTTTCGGTCTCGATCGGGGGAAACATGTGTGTGCTCATCTCGAGCGCCTCGCTCAGCCTGGCACCGGCATCGGCGAGGCTGAGGGTGACCACGTCGACGGGTGTCGGAAGGTCGGAGTGGCTGAACTCGACGATGTTCGACAGGGGCCCATCGGCGAGGTAGGCGTCTTCGAGATACGGTGAACCACTGCGATCCACGCCTACAGCCAGAGTGGCCGACCGGCCGGCCGTGGAGATCTCGAGCAGGATCGTCTCCTCGACCTTCACCGGCGAGACGAGCGCGGCGGCGCGGAAGGGCTTGATCTCATCGGCGCGGCGGATCCATTCCGGCAGGCGCTTGGTGGTCGGAGTCGGGAGCATCTTGGCGATACGACGGCCGAAGAGCTCGTCATCGAGCATCTGCACCCAGATTCTCACCAGCGGTTCGGTCTCCTCAGGGGTTGCCTCGAGCATCTGCATGGCGAGTTCCCGAACAGGCGGAGTCTCCGGCCCATCCTCGTCATCTGCATCTGGAGCATCGAAGGACGCCAGCATGTTGCTCGCAATGTCGAGCAGCATGAGCGGACTCTCGCTGCGTACGGCATCGTCAAGCAGATCGAGTAGCTGGTCGGGGCCGGAGGAATCGAATGGACCGGGAGGCGGAGTCATAGGCTCTACGCTACTGGGACTGATCATTGGAGAACAGTCGCAGGTCTGCCGACGGCCGTCTCGGCGAAAGACGGAACGCTCCCGATTGGGGTGGGGGATGCGGATATGTGCGCCGAGGTGGCCCGCACCTGGCACCATAGGAGGACCGACCTGCCCGCCACAGCGATCCACGCACGTTTAACAGCGATCCACGCACGACTAGGAGCATCGTTATGAGCACGCGCCGACTTCCCCTTGACGGTGTGCGAGTCCTCGAACTCGGCAATTACATCGCCGCGCCCACCGCCGGGCGGATGCTCGCCGATTTCGGCGCCGAGGTGATCAAGGTCGAACGTCCCGGCACCGGCGATGAGCTGCGCAATTGGCGACTCAAAGCCGGCGACACCTCGATGCTCTACCGCACGATCAACCGCAACAAGAAGTCCGTGGTGCTCGACCTGCGCAGCGACGAAGGGCGAGAGGCCGTGCTCGAACTCGTCCGCCGCTCGGACATCCTGCTGGAGAACTTCCGTCCCGGCACCCTCGAGAAGTGGGGGCTCGGCCCGGACGTCCTCGAAGCCGCGAACCCCGACCTCGTGCTCGTGCGGATCTCCGCATTCGGGCAGACCGGCCCGATGTCCGCCCGCCCGGGATTCGCGGCCGTGGCCGAGGGATACTCCGGGTTCCGTGAGCTCGTCGGCGACCCCGACCGCCCACCCGTGCGCGTGGGCATCTCGATCGGCGATTCGATCGCCGGAATGCAGGCCGCGTTCGGTGCCGTGATGATGCTCTTCGACCGACAGCGACAGAAGATCGCCGGGGCCGCCGAGGCGGTCGTCGGGTCCGCGCACGGATTCGAAGGGGAGGGCCCGCTGTCGGAGCGGACCGTGGACGTCGCACTCAACGAGGCGATGTTCTCCGTGATGGAATCCCTCGTCCCCGACTATTCCGCGTTCGGAGAGATCCGCACCCGCACCGGGGGTCGGATGGAGGGCATCGCGCCCTCGAACGGCTACCTCTGCGCAGGTGGGAAATCCGTGGTCATCGCCGGTAACGGCGATGGAATCTTCGGCCGGCTGATGGCCGCGATCGGTCGGAATGACCTCGCCGAGGATGCCGATCTGCAGACGAATGCCGGACGTTGGGAGCGGCGTGAGGAACTCGACGAAGCGATTGGGGCCTGGTGTGCCGAACGCTCGGTTGAGGACGTGGTGGCGGTCTTGGAGGAGGCCGGGGTTCCGGCCGGCCCGATCTACACTGCGGAGGATCTCGTCGCCGACGAGCAACTGGCCGCGCGCGGGATGATCCAGCACCACGACGTGTCCACCGGCGAGGAGATGCTCGACGACGTCGCCTTCCCCGGCATCACCCCGGTCATCGGCGGAGAATCCATTGCCATCGACCACCTCGGGCCTGACCTCGGCGAACACACCGAGGAAGTGCTGGGGTGGCTGGGGCTGAAGTCGGCCGCTCAGGGTGATGGTGACGGTGTCGACCGCGGCGGTCGACGCGACTGACCCTGTCGGCGGCAGTCGAACAGGTCTACCCTTGAGCTCATGGGCGAGCTCATGTACTCGATCAACGTCACCGTCGACGGCTGCTGCGACCACCGTGTCGGACTCATCAGCGAAGAGCTGCACCGGCACCACGCGGACAACCTCGCCCGTGCCGACGGGCTGATCTTCGGGCGCACCACCTACGAGATGATGGAAGACGCGTGGCGACAGCCGCCTGAATCGATTACTCCCGCGGAAGACCTCGACCCTTTCGTCGCCGCCATCGATCCGGCACGAAAATATCTCGTCTCCTCCACTCGGGAGACCGCGCAATGGAACACCGAGATCATCCGCGGCGACCTCGACTCGGCAGTCCGCCGGCTCAAAGACGAGTCCGAGACCGGGCTCATCGTTGGGGGAGTGACGCTGCCGCGCGGACTCGCCGAACTCGGACTCATCGATGTTGTCGAATTCGTGGTCCACCCCATGATCGCCGGGCACGGCCCCTATGTCTTCGCGGGGCTCACCGAGGTCGTCGACCTCGTGCCCGATGGCCGCAGCGAGCTGGCCTCCGGGCACGCCGTCCTGTGGTTCCGGCCGAAGAGCTAGACTGCGCGACCGTCGAGTCCCGATAGTCGGGAACAGCAACACCCAATACTGCTTGTGTTCTCACATACCGGGCAGGTTGCCTACCGCACGTCCTCCGACCTGTAGTAACAATGGGAACAGCCGCGCATCGTCGCACGGCGAAAGACTCGTCCCGATCATCGGGAAGACTCGAGAAGGAGTCCCATGGCCAGGCCCACCCACGTCGACATCCTCGACACCACTCTGCGCGACGGTCTGCAGATCGAGAAGGCGATCGTGCCCACTGAGGTCAAGGTCGCGCTCGCCGAGAAGCTCATCGCGGCGGGACTGACCCAGATCGAAGTCGGATCCTTCGTCAATCCGAAGAAGGTGCCGCAGATGGCCGACACCGACGAGCTCCTCCGCCGCCTGTCTCCCCACGAAGCCGACGGGGTCGAGTTCTACACCCTCGTCTTCAACCTCAAGGGCGCTCAACGCGCCGTCGATGCGGGAGCGAAGAACATCAAGCTCGTCCTCTCGGCCTCCGAAGGGCACTCGAAGGCGAACTCGGATGCCTCCATCGCCGAGGCATCCGACCGCCTCATGGACGCCGCGCACTTCGCCTGTGACCAGGGGCTGCGCTTCGACATCACGACCGCCGTCAGCTTCATCTGCCCCTTCGACGGCATCACCGAGGCCGGTCACCTCGTCGAGGTCCTCCGCCCCTTCGTCGATGCCGGCGCGCACGGCATCGGGGTGGCCGACACCATCGGAAACGCCAGTCCCTCGCTCGTCCGTCGGAACACCTCGGCGGTCCTCGAAGCCTTTCCAGGGAAACCGGTCAACCTCCACCTCCACGACACGTACAACTTCGGCATGGCCAATGTCGCAGCCGCCCTTGACCTCGGCATCGCTCACTTCGATGCGGCGATGGGCGGGCTCGGCGGCTGCCCGTTCGCACCGGGAGCGGCCGGCAACATCGGCACCGATGACCTCGTCCACCTCCTCCACCGCGAAGGCGTGGCCACCGGGGTCGACGTCGAGGCCCTCACCGAGGTGCGCGCACCTCTCATCGAGGCAGTCGGCCACGGCCTGACCTCGAGCCTGTCCGACATCCCGGCGACCCCGGCGGCTTTCGACAGCCGCTTCGCTCGAAGAGCGACGAAGTGAGCAGCCGCCCCGGCAGGGCGAGGCTGCAGGAGCGGTGTGGGATCAGCCGAGTGGGCTGATCGCGAACCGTCCCCATGCGACGAAGAGCATGCCGGCGAGGAAGAGCAGATCGCCGAGCAGGAGCCGGTGTTCTGCACGGCGGATGCGCTCGGTCGCGGCACCTGCCGTGTAGAGTGCCATCCCCGAGGCGGCCACTGGCACCAGCACGGGTGCGATGCCGACCAGGCCAGGCAGGAAGAGCCCCAGACCTCCGAGGATTTCGAG includes the following:
- a CDS encoding sodium:solute symporter family protein, with product MSTVEIVTLAGIVLVAILGFIGRKKPNADLSEWTVGGRRFGVATTWLLQAGETFTTFTFLGTAGLVVSGGAAAFYSMPYVPLGYLVLYFIGPKIWRMAKARGHLTQADFLEHSYSSRTLGVIAGVCGVVFLLPYLQLQITGLGLIVQLVTGNRTTGVWSMVIAFILVVAFVLWSGLRGVATTAYFKDALMLIMLFVVCISIPIHFTGGFTTVFDTVAATMPDLLSVHGTEEYGIPWYISNMAISAIGVAFVTLPHMWPPILAARSSAVLRQNYLWLPIYNTFIVLPLIVGYVAVVILGRNTDADSALLHLASKMFPDWVIGILAVAGITTAMVPSAALLIGISTLASRNVFRIKSERHQFTATQIIVVVATGLSLLLAIVMPDLLANLLLLTFSGLDQLAPAIAAALFFRGRLSVNSIIAGLAAGLIVVIAYTFWLPLPWAISEGIIGLGVNIVVVAICEALLRPLRGRRGSRTDATVPA
- a CDS encoding CaiB/BaiF CoA transferase family protein, which encodes MSTRRLPLDGVRVLELGNYIAAPTAGRMLADFGAEVIKVERPGTGDELRNWRLKAGDTSMLYRTINRNKKSVVLDLRSDEGREAVLELVRRSDILLENFRPGTLEKWGLGPDVLEAANPDLVLVRISAFGQTGPMSARPGFAAVAEGYSGFRELVGDPDRPPVRVGISIGDSIAGMQAAFGAVMMLFDRQRQKIAGAAEAVVGSAHGFEGEGPLSERTVDVALNEAMFSVMESLVPDYSAFGEIRTRTGGRMEGIAPSNGYLCAGGKSVVIAGNGDGIFGRLMAAIGRNDLAEDADLQTNAGRWERREELDEAIGAWCAERSVEDVVAVLEEAGVPAGPIYTAEDLVADEQLAARGMIQHHDVSTGEEMLDDVAFPGITPVIGGESIAIDHLGPDLGEHTEEVLGWLGLKSAAQGDGDGVDRGGRRD
- a CDS encoding dihydrofolate reductase family protein gives rise to the protein MGELMYSINVTVDGCCDHRVGLISEELHRHHADNLARADGLIFGRTTYEMMEDAWRQPPESITPAEDLDPFVAAIDPARKYLVSSTRETAQWNTEIIRGDLDSAVRRLKDESETGLIVGGVTLPRGLAELGLIDVVEFVVHPMIAGHGPYVFAGLTEVVDLVPDGRSELASGHAVLWFRPKS
- a CDS encoding hydroxymethylglutaryl-CoA lyase, producing MARPTHVDILDTTLRDGLQIEKAIVPTEVKVALAEKLIAAGLTQIEVGSFVNPKKVPQMADTDELLRRLSPHEADGVEFYTLVFNLKGAQRAVDAGAKNIKLVLSASEGHSKANSDASIAEASDRLMDAAHFACDQGLRFDITTAVSFICPFDGITEAGHLVEVLRPFVDAGAHGIGVADTIGNASPSLVRRNTSAVLEAFPGKPVNLHLHDTYNFGMANVAAALDLGIAHFDAAMGGLGGCPFAPGAAGNIGTDDLVHLLHREGVATGVDVEALTEVRAPLIEAVGHGLTSSLSDIPATPAAFDSRFARRATK
- a CDS encoding DoxX family protein, which translates into the protein MNIALWIVAGVFAAGFIVGGIIKLAWSYERYTAATGWPEDFAPGNVKFMGILEILGGLGLFLPGLVGIAPVLVPVAASGMALYTAGAATERIRRAEHRLLLGDLLFLAGMLFVAWGRFAISPLG